The following proteins come from a genomic window of Phacochoerus africanus isolate WHEZ1 chromosome 9, ROS_Pafr_v1, whole genome shotgun sequence:
- the LOC125135034 gene encoding LOW QUALITY PROTEIN: 60S ribosomal protein L39-like (The sequence of the model RefSeq protein was modified relative to this genomic sequence to represent the inferred CDS: inserted 1 base in 1 codon; substituted 1 base at 1 genomic stop codon), whose product MSSHETFKIKRFLAKKLKQKQNRPXPQWIXMKTGNKIRHNSNRSHWRRTKLGL is encoded by the exons ATGTCTTCTCACGAGACTTTCAAGATCAAGCGATTCCTGGCCAAGAAGCTGAAGCAAAAGCAGAATCGTC ATCCCCAATGGATTTGAATGAAAACTGGTAATAAAATCAGGCACAACTCGAACAGAAGCCATTGGAGAAGAACGAAGCTGGGTTTGTAA